In one Oreochromis aureus strain Israel breed Guangdong linkage group 2, ZZ_aureus, whole genome shotgun sequence genomic region, the following are encoded:
- the LOC120442004 gene encoding uncharacterized protein LOC120442004 encodes MEAVAGLLLMLFGVSRASVSSVLLVSECLSQGEMRVSCSSEGGDSPHYSWTLDGRTLTDAEILSGNNESNIITLKQHVSGYLACSVSNNISNVFNKERISTCGFIFINCTSVSGTQISECVHKTNNTVCTEPAQSSVGNMSLIGGGLSALVIFIAVSAAIICSEKKQNDKRLKQNENGDGQEVYADVGVVAGEAKGENSRAGVNQVFKMNLPD; translated from the exons ATGGAAGCTGTAGCTGGactgttgttgatgttgttcGGAGTTTCTCGTG ctTCTGTGTCCTCTGTCCTGCTGGTCTCTGAGTGTCTGTCCCAGGGAGAGATGAGGGTGTCCTGCTCCTCTGAGGGAGGGGACAGTCCTCACTACAGCTGGACTCTGGATGGACGCACACTGACAGATGCTGAGATCCTTTCTGGAAATAATGAGAGTAACATCATCACACTGAAACAGCACGTGTCAGGATATCTGGCCTGCTCAGTCAGCAACAACATCAGTAATGTCTTCAATAAAGAGAGGATATCTACTTGTG GCTTTATTTTCATTAACTGCACTTCAGTCAGCGGGACACAGATATCAGAGTGTGTGCATAAAACTAATAACACTGTGTGTACTGAACCAGCGCAAAGTTCTGTGG GCAATATGTCATTGATTGGTGGTGGTCTCTCAGCTCTGGTAATTTTCATAGCTGTGAGTGCAGCGATCATCTGCTCAGAGAAAAAGCAAAACGACAAACGCTTAAAACAAAACG AAAATGGAGATGGCCAAGAAGTCTATGCTGATGTTGGTGTTGTGGCAGgtgaagcaaagggagaaaataGCAGAGCTGGAGTTAATCAAGTCTTCAAAATGAACTTGCCAGACTGA